The genome window ATAGGCGCTTTGGACGTCCCGACGTTCATTGGAGGAGGTAAGAACGACGATGGGCAGGAGCCGGGTGCTGGACTCCGATCGGAGCCGCTTCAATAATTCCAGACCATCAACCTTGGGCATCTTCAGATCCAAAAGGATTAACGCTGGGCGTGTACGTTGGTCGGTTGAGGAACCGCGCTTAGTGCTGGTGAGAAAGGCGAAAGCCTCAGCCCCATCCTCCATGGCGATTACTGCCTGGTTGGGGCGACATCGCTTCAGGGCTCTCAGAGTCAATTCCCGATCGTCGGGATTGTCTTCAATCAAGATTATCGTGCGTTCATTCATCGAGCTGCGCGTCCGAGGAGACTTTGCCTCAGAAGGGTCGAGCTCGAAACCGTGACCCTCTCATGCAGATGAAAGCCCACATTAAAGTTCACTTGATGTTCGCACCCAACAACCCTCTGCATCGGCCCTTGCCTCCTCCGACGCAAAACAACCGGGCAACAAATGCCTATCACGTTTCCCTGAAGTTGCCAACCTACAATTGAGTGAAGATTCTGAAGCCGATTAGGAACGGGGTGGGGAGAGGATCACCGGTCCCGTACCGGAGTCTGCCCAATTGTGGGCGAGGTGCTTGGCGATGGACCTAAGGATCTTTTCGGAGGGGTATCCATCTTGGTCCAGCAATTGGCGGGCGCGGGCGATTCGGGCCTGATCCAGATGGGAAGATTCGACCTGCGCCGGGGTGAACGGGGAGGACGACGTCACCCCAGATCGAGGATTTGAGGTCAAACCTTCCTCGATGGGGTTCGATCGGGTCGTCTTCTTTGGATTCACACTCATATGCCAGGTTGTATCTATTCGGTCGGCTGGGTTTGCTAGTTAAGCTCTTCCCATACTACCGACCTCTATAATATCGGACGGACAACACTAGGTTCTGAAGGAGGTTCTTAGATTTGCTTAATCTTGAGCCAGAGTTATTTGCGTAGGGTGCGATAGAACCTTCGATCCCCGGCTTGAGGACTGGTATCGGTCACGATTAGCTGGCCGCTTTGGTTCTGTTCGGTGGCCAGCGGCACCCAGGTCTTCAGATCGGTCGAGGACTGGAACTCGTAGGTCACTCCCGGCATGCCTTGGAGTTGGAGCTGGAAGCTGCCGTCGGGTAGGAAGGCCCCGGTTAAGATGTCCTGGAAGTCCGGGACGATCACACCGCAGGCATACTTGGTCGGGAGTGGCAGCCCGTCCACGTCCAGGATCTCCCGAGCCCAGGGCTGGTCTGTGGGGCAGAGGGTGACTCGCTGCTCGGCAGGAATGCTACCATCCAATTTGAACTGGACCACAATGAGCGCGGCATCGCGGGAGTTGAGAACTGCGCCGGGAGGCAGGGTGGCTCGAATGCCAATCTGGCCTAGCGTGCTCTTGGTTGTGTCCGATTCCAGCACCGCAGCGGCAGGCAGATCGGGGCCGGGGAGCACCACGGGATTGGAGAGTTTAAGCGGGTCGTAAGAGAGTGAGAAGCGGAACGAGTGTTCTCCGCCATTCGCCGCGACCGACAGTGTTACGGGCACGATGGATCCTGGTGTGCCGGTTCGAGGTTCGACATAGAGCACCCGGATGCGGCTGGCCACGACCACACTGATGATTTGGCTGGTGACCGAGCCTAGCTGGTTTTGGATCCGGACTTCGTACATTCCGCGATCACTCTCGCGAATGTCCGTGAACGTGAGGCTAGCGGCGGTGGCGCCGGAGACATGGTCGTCATCCAGGATCGGGATCCCGGATCGGTACCACTGGTAAGTCAGCGGAAGAGTGCCTGCCACTGAAACGCTCAGGGTTTCATTGGTCCCCATGAATGTGGCCAGGCTGTGGGGCTGCTCGATGATCACCGGAGCCTGCTGATAGGCGGAGCTGTGCCAGTTGAGCGCCAGCACTCCCGTGGTGGGGTATCCATTGGTGCCATCGCGGCGATCGACTGCGACATGGTAAGTGGTGCCCGCGATGGCCTGGAGGCTGAGCCGGCTGGTTCCTGCCCCGCCTGAGTCGTCGTCTTGGCTTACCCGGACCAGGCCTCCCAGACTATCGCCCGTGTAAATGGACAGGAAGGAATCGAAGCTGCTGCCTACGGTATCCCAAACGAAAGTCTCCGAGGTGGGTGCGGTCCAGCAATACCAAAGCGAGCTCCCTCCGTTGGCAGGTCCGTGCGCTGGTTCCTCGTCCTCCATGCTGGCATTCAAGATATTGCCCGAGACCCGCCCATCACTGCCGGCCAGTGGCAGACAGTTGGCGAACTCATCAGGTGATTCCGGATTGATGCTGAGCACCACAACTCCACCCGGGGACCCCGACCCGAGGTTGAAGCCATCGACGGCAACATAGTATTTTGTTTGGGCGACCGCCTCGAAGCTCAACCGCGATTGCTTGTTGAGCTCGCTGATGGCACCGCCTTCCGCCACTCGGTTATCATTGAGTTCGGCCAAGGTGTTCCCGGTGTAGACGGCTACGACGGACTCGAACGCACTGCCTTCAGTGCTCACGATCACGGGGCCACTGTAAGGCGCGACCCAATAATACCAGATCGATTTTGAGGCTGCGCTTCCGGCGTCGGCCAAGTGCTTGGGTTCCCCGGTTTGGCGGGTGGCGCAGGTGTTGTCATTCACAACGGTGACCACCGAGCCGGAGAGCTGTTCGGCGTTGACGAAATCGTCGTTGGCGGGACGGCTGGAGCACGGAGCGGTGAGTGTGAATGGCACCCGGGTGAGGTTATTGTCGTCATTGCTCTCGGGGATCTGATGCAGGGGGTCGACCTCAATTTCCAAAACGTAATCTCCTGGAGGCAAGCCGGTAATGTCCACGTATTGGCAAGGGAGATCGGCCGCATAGATGTCACTCCAGCCGGCCTGGATTCCCTGGAGATCGCAGGTGAACTGTCGGGTGGCCCCGGAGGGGGCGGCGACGTTTTGCACATCCTCCAGGCAGAAACCGAATTTGTTGCCGATGCGCATCAGGTCGTTGCTGACGGTCAACACGCGATAGGTGGCCAGCGCTTCGAAATGGTAGTGGTTGTGACAGGCGGCGTATTGGAAGAGGGGACTGTCGGCTGGAGATCCATAGACCAGATCCTCGGTGCCCAGGTTGAAGGTGTGCATGTCGAAGCGCAGCAAGCGTCGTCGACCTAGCACGGTGCAGCGTTCTTCTACCTCGCAGACGGAGCGGTCGTCCTCCGTGAAAATCTGCTCGACGATCTTGAGGTTCACCAATCGTTCGGGCACCAGAAGATCCGGCCCTCCCCCGGGCTTGAGGGTTTGCGACCAACGCAGCGTGAAGTCCCCGCTGGCACCGTCGATGCCATCCACCGCGATTCGATAGACCTGCCCGGGAGCGAGTTGAAAGCTCACCGAACTGTTGAGTCCGCTGGCAATGGGGGTAAGGCTTTCGAGCGTTTTCTCGACGTAGACCGCCAGGGCAAAGCCAAACGTGGCGTCTTGGACGCTGAAATCGACCGTGCCCCCGGAGCTGCAGTGCCAGAGGTACCAGACCGACTTTCCTCCGGCGTTGCCGGCGTGGGCGGGTTCGCCCTCTTCCTTGGAGGCATCCACATTGCTGCCGGAGAGGGTGCCCACGCCGCCAGTTATCAGCTTGCCGTTTAGGAAGCTGTCGTTGGAAGGTATTGCGGCATAAGAGCCTACAGTGATTACTAGGCTGATCAATCCGGACAGGAGCCAGGCAGGGCAGAGACGAAGTCTTGATGAGGATGTCCAGGCCGCTGTCGGTTTGGGCCAAAATCCCCATTCTCCCTTGATACAATCAAACTTCATGAATTTCAGAGCAATCAAACCAACGACCCTCGGTCTCGGCTAACCGTTCCAAAGAACCATTCGGAACAATTGAG of Verrucomicrobiales bacterium contains these proteins:
- a CDS encoding response regulator codes for the protein MNERTIILIEDNPDDRELTLRALKRCRPNQAVIAMEDGAEAFAFLTSTKRGSSTDQRTRPALILLDLKMPKVDGLELLKRLRSESSTRLLPIVVLTSSNERRDVQSAYQSGANSYLTKPVEFERFVELVDCLCRYWLDCNEPHY
- a CDS encoding immunoglobulin domain-containing protein; its protein translation is MKFDCIKGEWGFWPKPTAAWTSSSRLRLCPAWLLSGLISLVITVGSYAAIPSNDSFLNGKLITGGVGTLSGSNVDASKEEGEPAHAGNAGGKSVWYLWHCSSGGTVDFSVQDATFGFALAVYVEKTLESLTPIASGLNSSVSFQLAPGQVYRIAVDGIDGASGDFTLRWSQTLKPGGGPDLLVPERLVNLKIVEQIFTEDDRSVCEVEERCTVLGRRRLLRFDMHTFNLGTEDLVYGSPADSPLFQYAACHNHYHFEALATYRVLTVSNDLMRIGNKFGFCLEDVQNVAAPSGATRQFTCDLQGIQAGWSDIYAADLPCQYVDITGLPPGDYVLEIEVDPLHQIPESNDDNNLTRVPFTLTAPCSSRPANDDFVNAEQLSGSVVTVVNDNTCATRQTGEPKHLADAGSAASKSIWYYWVAPYSGPVIVSTEGSAFESVVAVYTGNTLAELNDNRVAEGGAISELNKQSRLSFEAVAQTKYYVAVDGFNLGSGSPGGVVVLSINPESPDEFANCLPLAGSDGRVSGNILNASMEDEEPAHGPANGGSSLWYCWTAPTSETFVWDTVGSSFDSFLSIYTGDSLGGLVRVSQDDDSGGAGTSRLSLQAIAGTTYHVAVDRRDGTNGYPTTGVLALNWHSSAYQQAPVIIEQPHSLATFMGTNETLSVSVAGTLPLTYQWYRSGIPILDDDHVSGATAASLTFTDIRESDRGMYEVRIQNQLGSVTSQIISVVVASRIRVLYVEPRTGTPGSIVPVTLSVAANGGEHSFRFSLSYDPLKLSNPVVLPGPDLPAAAVLESDTTKSTLGQIGIRATLPPGAVLNSRDAALIVVQFKLDGSIPAEQRVTLCPTDQPWAREILDVDGLPLPTKYACGVIVPDFQDILTGAFLPDGSFQLQLQGMPGVTYEFQSSTDLKTWVPLATEQNQSGQLIVTDTSPQAGDRRFYRTLRK